The Gemmatimonadota bacterium genome has a segment encoding these proteins:
- a CDS encoding SEL1-like repeat protein — protein MSQPTRACPTCQTPLPGMAAYCYVCGTETPVGMMKETGERVAVGVSGVGPTELRKKLRRALGPGYELQDRIGAGGFAEVFRVRDLRLKRDLAVKVLRPDLGLSPDLVMRFRREAETIANLRHPHIVPVYDVGEAEGLAYLIMPLIVGENLRTVMEREGAMPVKEVQRILREACSGLAAAHDAGIVHRDIKPENVMLEGPEKRVLLMDFGIAKVVGGGAGDDGDPSEGLTSTGIIIGTPQYMSPEQACGDKSIDARSDQYSLAVVGYRMLSGTLPFDGESTRAVLYQQLVGEPKPLGERMPDLPGPINVAIQRAMAKEPNERFPSMREFAAMLEGDSSLTLAPKPGPGIAPGKAASSRRTSILMGVVAVLAMVGWYFSQGSPAQTTTDETLVPSAVGTPEPTASGAALGAATTPPAAPPTSAPAGGTAAPKTPPVTKPGVKGATPAAPPVVTAAPAPTKAPTGPSCSRAAANGDWLGAANACATEAAAGSAVAQRILGSLYDRGSGVTADPAKAVEWYRKASSGGDLEAKMALARLLEAGRGAKANQGEAIALLREAAAGGLLRAQQTLAFRLENGGGIKKDEAESALWYRRAAEQGDVASQEKLAEFLAKGRGVTKNEAEALDWYKKAGDKGSAEAAWQAAQAYFRGKGTPKNEAAGMEWLRKAASRNHTEATKELAKRGG, from the coding sequence ATGAGCCAGCCCACCCGCGCCTGCCCTACCTGCCAGACCCCGCTTCCGGGGATGGCGGCGTATTGCTATGTGTGCGGCACCGAGACGCCGGTCGGGATGATGAAGGAGACCGGCGAGCGCGTGGCCGTGGGCGTCTCGGGCGTCGGGCCGACGGAGCTGCGCAAGAAGTTGCGGCGCGCCCTCGGCCCTGGGTACGAGCTGCAGGATCGCATCGGTGCCGGTGGCTTCGCCGAGGTCTTCCGCGTGCGCGACCTGCGACTCAAGCGCGATCTCGCCGTGAAGGTGCTGCGCCCGGACCTGGGCCTCTCGCCCGACCTGGTGATGCGCTTCCGCCGCGAAGCGGAGACGATCGCCAACCTGCGCCATCCGCACATCGTGCCGGTCTACGATGTCGGCGAAGCCGAAGGGCTCGCCTACCTCATCATGCCGTTGATTGTCGGCGAGAATCTGCGCACGGTGATGGAGCGCGAAGGCGCGATGCCGGTGAAGGAGGTGCAGCGGATCCTCCGCGAAGCCTGCTCCGGGCTGGCCGCCGCGCATGACGCCGGCATTGTCCACCGCGACATCAAGCCCGAAAACGTGATGCTCGAAGGGCCCGAGAAGCGGGTCCTCCTCATGGACTTCGGCATCGCGAAGGTCGTCGGTGGCGGCGCCGGAGACGATGGCGATCCGAGCGAAGGGCTCACCAGCACGGGCATCATCATCGGCACGCCGCAGTACATGAGTCCCGAGCAGGCCTGCGGCGACAAGTCGATCGACGCGCGCAGCGATCAGTATTCGCTGGCGGTCGTCGGCTACCGGATGCTCAGCGGCACGCTGCCGTTCGACGGCGAGTCGACGCGTGCCGTGCTCTATCAGCAGCTGGTGGGTGAGCCGAAGCCGCTCGGCGAGCGGATGCCCGACCTCCCCGGCCCGATCAACGTCGCGATTCAGCGCGCCATGGCGAAGGAGCCGAACGAGCGCTTCCCGTCGATGCGCGAATTCGCCGCCATGCTCGAGGGCGACAGCAGCCTCACCCTGGCACCGAAGCCCGGACCGGGGATCGCCCCCGGCAAGGCCGCGTCGTCACGGCGGACGTCGATCCTGATGGGGGTGGTCGCGGTTCTGGCGATGGTGGGCTGGTACTTCTCTCAGGGCAGTCCCGCCCAGACGACTACCGACGAGACCCTGGTGCCCTCCGCCGTCGGCACCCCGGAGCCGACGGCGTCTGGGGCGGCCCTGGGCGCCGCGACCACACCACCGGCCGCCCCGCCGACCTCCGCGCCTGCCGGGGGAACCGCCGCCCCGAAGACGCCGCCGGTGACCAAGCCGGGCGTCAAGGGAGCGACTCCCGCCGCACCTCCCGTAGTCACCGCCGCGCCCGCCCCGACCAAGGCCCCCACCGGCCCGAGCTGCAGCCGAGCCGCCGCCAACGGCGACTGGCTCGGCGCGGCGAACGCCTGCGCCACCGAGGCGGCCGCCGGTTCGGCGGTGGCCCAGCGGATCCTCGGCTCACTCTACGACCGCGGGAGCGGGGTGACCGCCGATCCCGCCAAGGCGGTCGAGTGGTACCGGAAGGCGAGCTCCGGTGGCGACCTCGAGGCCAAGATGGCGCTCGCCCGCCTGCTGGAGGCCGGTCGCGGGGCGAAGGCGAACCAGGGGGAGGCGATCGCGCTCCTGCGCGAGGCGGCCGCGGGCGGGCTCCTCCGCGCCCAGCAGACCCTGGCCTTCCGGCTCGAGAACGGCGGCGGCATCAAGAAGGACGAGGCGGAGTCGGCGCTCTGGTATCGTCGCGCGGCGGAACAGGGCGACGTGGCCAGTCAGGAGAAGCTCGCCGAGTTCCTCGCCAAGGGCCGTGGGGTGACCAAGAACGAAGCCGAGGCGCTCGACTGGTACAAGAAGGCGGGCGACAAGGGATCGGCTGAGGCGGCCTGGCAGGCGGCGCAGGCCTACTTCCGGGGGAAGGGAACGCCGAAGAACGAGGCGGCGGGGATGGAATGGCTCCGCAAGGCGGCCTCCCGCAACCACACCGAAGCCACCAAGGAACTCGCCAAGCGCGGCGGGTGA
- a CDS encoding galactokinase, with the protein MMQDWPRRIEALGLTGEAAEHAARQFAVVATAYARRVGDPTRARAWWIPGRIEVLGKHTDYGGGRSLLAAVERGFHILASPRRDGIVRLIDASRHTTLRLPLRADVPPRPGAWSDYPISVIRRLARDFPGAHTGMDAVLISSLPSASGLSSSSALVIATFLPLAAFNRMEQQPGWGDAIPDQDALAGYLGAMENGKVFGPFGADRGVGTHGGSEDHTAILRCAPGALAQYRFLPVAPEAQVALPAGWTFAIGVSGVHAAKGGAVQEHYNGLARQLTLLLATWRRISGTTPDSLLAALAAGPEARETLAQAVRMEHPAEGDDLVARLGQFAEECETIIPSVTQRLQQGDPESIGSAVDRSQELAETVLANQVPETVQLVRSARRLGAAAASAFGAGFGGSVWALVREAESTAFLAAWKEHYLLAFPARAGRATFFASRPGASAGELPD; encoded by the coding sequence GTGATGCAGGACTGGCCGCGTCGCATCGAGGCGCTCGGCCTCACCGGCGAGGCCGCCGAGCATGCGGCGCGCCAGTTCGCCGTCGTCGCCACCGCGTATGCACGGCGGGTCGGCGATCCGACGCGTGCCCGCGCGTGGTGGATCCCCGGACGGATCGAGGTCCTCGGCAAGCATACCGACTACGGTGGCGGCCGATCGTTGCTCGCCGCCGTCGAGCGAGGCTTCCATATCCTCGCCTCCCCCCGTCGTGACGGCATCGTGCGCCTGATCGATGCCTCGCGCCACACCACGCTGCGCCTCCCGCTGCGTGCCGACGTACCGCCGCGGCCGGGTGCATGGTCCGACTATCCGATCTCGGTGATCCGCCGCCTCGCCCGCGATTTCCCCGGGGCGCACACCGGGATGGACGCGGTGCTGATCTCGTCGCTGCCCTCGGCGTCAGGATTGTCGTCGTCGAGCGCCTTGGTGATCGCCACTTTTCTCCCGCTCGCGGCCTTCAACCGCATGGAACAGCAGCCGGGCTGGGGCGACGCGATTCCGGATCAGGATGCGCTCGCCGGTTACCTCGGGGCCATGGAGAATGGCAAGGTGTTCGGGCCGTTTGGGGCGGATCGTGGCGTGGGCACGCACGGCGGGAGCGAAGACCACACGGCGATCCTCCGCTGCGCACCCGGCGCCCTGGCCCAGTATCGCTTCCTCCCCGTCGCCCCCGAGGCACAGGTCGCATTGCCGGCGGGGTGGACCTTCGCGATCGGCGTCTCCGGCGTGCACGCCGCGAAGGGTGGCGCCGTGCAGGAGCACTACAACGGTCTTGCCCGACAGCTGACGCTGCTGCTCGCGACCTGGCGTCGCATCAGCGGAACGACACCGGACTCGCTGCTGGCCGCCCTCGCGGCAGGTCCCGAGGCACGGGAGACGCTCGCGCAGGCGGTGCGCATGGAGCACCCGGCCGAGGGGGATGATCTCGTCGCGCGGCTTGGTCAGTTCGCCGAGGAGTGCGAGACGATCATTCCCTCGGTGACGCAGCGGCTGCAGCAGGGCGACCCCGAGTCGATCGGCAGCGCCGTGGACCGCTCGCAGGAACTCGCCGAAACGGTACTGGCCAATCAGGTCCCCGAGACGGTGCAATTGGTGCGCAGTGCACGACGACTCGGGGCTGCCGCCGCTTCCGCCTTCGGCGCGGGCTTTGGCGGCAGCGTCTGGGCACTGGTGCGGGAGGCCGAGAGCACCGCATTCCTCGCCGCGTGGAAGGAGCATTACCTGCTCGCCTTTCCGGCCCGCGCGGGACGAGCGACCTTCTTTGCGTCGCGCCCCGGGGCTTCCGCCGGGGAGCTCCCGGACTGA
- a CDS encoding NTP transferase domain-containing protein, with the protein MTVAAATAAVVLARGLGSRMRRPAEGVALDPRQAAAAAAGLKGMIPDDAGRPFLDHVLSSLADGGITDVCLVVAPDHAAIRAHYTAHPPTRVRLAWAIQAEPRGTADAVLAAESWAAGRDVLVLNADNLYPVAAIQALVRLGGPGLVAFDPEALVRQGNIEAGRIASFAILTLREDGSVAAIIEKPDPATLAAAGPTPWVSMNLFRLDQSLFAACHDVTPSPRGELELPTAVTLAIGRGTRLQAVTMRAGVLDLSRQDDIAAVAAALATAQCAP; encoded by the coding sequence ATGACCGTCGCGGCCGCGACCGCCGCCGTCGTTCTCGCGCGCGGACTCGGCAGCCGCATGCGCCGCCCTGCCGAGGGGGTGGCGCTCGATCCCCGGCAGGCCGCTGCCGCGGCGGCCGGCCTCAAGGGGATGATCCCCGATGACGCCGGTCGACCGTTCCTCGACCACGTCCTCTCGTCGCTTGCCGATGGCGGCATCACCGACGTCTGTCTCGTCGTCGCACCGGACCACGCCGCCATCCGCGCCCACTACACGGCGCATCCCCCGACCCGGGTGCGATTGGCCTGGGCCATCCAGGCCGAGCCCCGGGGCACGGCCGACGCGGTGCTCGCCGCCGAGTCGTGGGCTGCTGGTCGGGACGTGCTGGTGCTCAACGCCGACAACCTCTATCCGGTCGCCGCCATTCAGGCGCTGGTGCGCCTTGGCGGGCCGGGCCTCGTGGCCTTCGACCCCGAGGCCCTGGTGCGCCAGGGGAACATCGAGGCAGGGCGGATCGCGTCGTTCGCGATCCTCACCCTTCGCGAGGACGGCAGCGTGGCCGCCATCATCGAGAAGCCGGACCCGGCCACGCTCGCGGCCGCCGGGCCGACGCCGTGGGTGAGCATGAATCTCTTTCGACTCGACCAGTCGCTCTTTGCGGCGTGTCACGACGTGACGCCGTCGCCGCGTGGCGAGCTCGAGCTGCCCACGGCGGTGACGCTGGCGATCGGACGCGGAACGCGATTGCAGGCGGTCACCATGCGCGCCGGCGTGCTCGATCTCTCGCGGCAGGACGACATCGCCGCCGTGGCGGCCGCGCTTGCCACCGCGCAGTGCGCGCCGTGA
- a CDS encoding Na+:solute symporter: MNPTLLDWGIVLASIVICAIPPILLAKRAGSSTAEFFTSGQSAPWWLIGVSMVATTFSTDTPNLVTNFVRTGGVASNWQWWAFLLTGMATVFFFARLWRRSGVLTDLEFYELRYSGRAATLVRGFRAVYLGLFFNCFIMASVNLAAAKIASIVLGWPMWQTLVICGVLNVAFAASSGLWGVLVVDFIQFGIAMTGAFSAMYFALKQPEVGGMAGLVAKLPESTLSLVPDFSNWPLTLTLFVIPLTLQWWSVWYPGAEPGGGSYIAQRMLAAKSERDALGGTLLFNVAHYALRSWPWIIVALASILVFPTLESIQVAFPNVDPRLIGHDLAYPAMLKFLPHGFLGLMIAGMLAAYVSTLVTHLNWGSSYLVHDFYRRFVKTDATEAHYVGVGRWITAALMIVAGLLTYALDTAAESFQLLLSIGAGTGLIYLLRWFWWRINAWCEITAMISSFVVALGFFIANKMGMQIPAHISLLLTIAVTTAVWVTTAIVTAPTDRNVLLAFYRKVRPAGPGWESIRAETGLPASPDSLPQAFLAWMFGCFMVYGALFGTGSLIYGHTRTAAFWITVFVISAGVLLRIVPKMWSASPVES, from the coding sequence GTGAATCCGACCCTGCTCGACTGGGGGATCGTGCTCGCCTCCATCGTCATCTGCGCGATCCCGCCCATCCTGCTGGCGAAGCGCGCCGGCTCGAGCACCGCGGAATTCTTCACGTCGGGGCAGTCGGCGCCGTGGTGGCTGATCGGTGTCTCGATGGTGGCCACCACCTTCAGCACCGACACGCCGAACCTCGTCACCAACTTCGTGCGGACCGGCGGCGTCGCCAGCAACTGGCAGTGGTGGGCCTTCCTGCTCACCGGGATGGCGACGGTCTTCTTCTTCGCGCGGCTCTGGCGGCGAAGCGGCGTCCTCACCGACCTCGAGTTCTACGAGCTGCGCTACAGCGGTCGCGCCGCGACGCTCGTGCGCGGCTTCCGGGCGGTCTATCTCGGCCTCTTCTTCAACTGCTTCATCATGGCGTCGGTCAACCTCGCCGCCGCGAAGATCGCCTCGATCGTCCTCGGCTGGCCGATGTGGCAGACGCTGGTGATCTGCGGCGTCCTCAACGTCGCCTTCGCGGCGAGCTCGGGGCTCTGGGGCGTCCTCGTCGTCGACTTCATCCAGTTCGGCATCGCGATGACCGGCGCCTTCTCGGCGATGTACTTCGCGCTCAAGCAGCCGGAGGTCGGCGGCATGGCCGGGCTGGTGGCCAAGTTGCCCGAGTCGACGCTCTCGCTGGTGCCGGACTTCAGCAACTGGCCGCTGACGCTGACATTGTTCGTGATTCCGCTCACGCTCCAATGGTGGTCGGTCTGGTATCCGGGGGCTGAACCGGGCGGCGGGTCGTACATCGCCCAGCGGATGCTCGCGGCGAAGTCCGAGCGCGACGCCCTCGGCGGCACCCTGCTGTTCAACGTGGCGCATTACGCCTTGCGCTCGTGGCCCTGGATCATCGTCGCGCTCGCGTCAATTCTGGTCTTCCCGACCCTCGAATCGATCCAGGTCGCCTTTCCGAATGTCGACCCGCGGCTGATCGGCCATGACCTCGCCTATCCGGCGATGCTCAAGTTCCTGCCGCACGGATTCCTCGGCCTGATGATCGCCGGGATGCTGGCCGCCTACGTGTCGACACTGGTGACGCACCTGAACTGGGGTTCGTCGTACCTGGTGCACGACTTCTACCGCCGCTTCGTGAAGACCGACGCCACCGAGGCGCACTACGTCGGCGTCGGCCGCTGGATCACGGCGGCCCTGATGATCGTCGCCGGACTGCTCACCTACGCGCTCGACACGGCGGCCGAGTCGTTCCAGTTGCTGCTGTCGATCGGTGCCGGCACCGGTCTGATCTACCTGCTGCGCTGGTTCTGGTGGCGCATCAACGCCTGGTGCGAGATCACCGCGATGATCTCCTCGTTCGTCGTCGCCCTCGGCTTCTTCATCGCGAACAAGATGGGGATGCAGATTCCGGCGCACATCTCGCTGTTGCTCACCATCGCCGTCACCACCGCAGTCTGGGTCACCACGGCGATCGTCACGGCGCCGACCGACCGGAACGTGCTGCTCGCGTTCTATCGGAAGGTGCGCCCGGCCGGTCCGGGCTGGGAGTCCATCCGGGCGGAGACCGGGCTGCCGGCGTCGCCCGATTCCCTGCCGCAGGCCTTTCTTGCCTGGATGTTCGGCTGCTTCATGGTCTATGGCGCGCTCTTCGGCACCGGCTCGCTGATCTATGGCCACACCCGCACCGCCGCCTTCTGGATCACCGTCTTCGTGATCAGCGCCGGGGTGCTGCTCCGGATCGTGCCGAAGATGTGGAGCGCGAGTCCGGTGGAGTCATGA
- a CDS encoding Gfo/Idh/MocA family oxidoreductase: MPHGPADAPLSRRDLLKAAGAASAAIAVSSTESHATPTPPPQTTPAAATMMGVPFARHAKVRVAIVGTGLRGSSVLGELLAVDGVQITALCDIVPAKVARAAKRVTDAGQPAPATYSNGERAFEELVKRDDIDIVYTATPWPWHTPVCLAAMKAGKHAATEVPAATSLAECWELVRTSEQTRKHCLMMENCCYDFNEMLVDTMVKKGLFGEILYAEAAYIHDLRGILFEDRDEGLWRRKPHTNRDGNFYPTHGLGPVSWYLDIHKGDRFDYLVSMSTPERGLSQWREAKVPKDSPKWQEKYTAGDINSSLIKTMRGKTILLQHCVTLPTPYDRLNSVRGTKGVFKDYPGRIYLDGQPGGESFKPVDGFKAEHTHPLWQRVGAIARQKGGHGGMDYIMAFRLVECMREGLPPDFDVYDAAAWSAPWPLSEASLAKGSAPMKFPDFSNGAWQRPRTGA; encoded by the coding sequence ATGCCGCACGGACCTGCCGACGCGCCGCTCTCCCGGCGCGACCTGCTCAAGGCTGCTGGCGCCGCCAGCGCCGCGATCGCCGTTTCCAGCACCGAGAGCCACGCGACCCCGACGCCACCCCCCCAGACGACGCCCGCGGCGGCGACGATGATGGGCGTGCCGTTCGCTCGCCATGCCAAGGTGCGGGTGGCGATCGTCGGTACCGGGCTTCGCGGCAGCTCGGTCCTCGGCGAACTGCTGGCCGTCGATGGCGTGCAGATCACCGCGCTCTGCGACATCGTCCCCGCGAAGGTGGCACGCGCCGCCAAGCGCGTCACCGACGCCGGCCAGCCCGCCCCCGCGACGTACAGCAACGGCGAGCGTGCGTTCGAGGAACTGGTGAAGCGCGACGACATCGACATCGTGTACACGGCCACGCCATGGCCCTGGCACACGCCGGTCTGCCTCGCGGCAATGAAGGCCGGCAAGCACGCCGCCACCGAAGTGCCGGCCGCGACGTCGCTCGCCGAGTGCTGGGAACTGGTCCGCACCTCGGAGCAGACGCGGAAGCACTGCCTGATGATGGAGAACTGCTGCTACGACTTCAACGAGATGCTGGTCGACACGATGGTGAAGAAGGGACTCTTCGGCGAGATCCTCTACGCCGAGGCCGCCTACATCCACGACCTGCGCGGCATCCTCTTCGAGGATCGCGATGAAGGGCTGTGGCGCCGGAAGCCGCACACCAATCGCGACGGCAACTTCTATCCGACGCACGGCCTCGGCCCGGTGTCGTGGTATCTCGACATCCACAAGGGCGATCGCTTCGACTACCTCGTCTCGATGTCGACGCCCGAGCGCGGGCTCTCGCAGTGGCGCGAGGCGAAGGTGCCGAAGGACTCGCCGAAGTGGCAGGAGAAGTACACGGCGGGCGACATCAACTCGTCGCTGATCAAGACGATGCGCGGCAAGACCATCCTGCTCCAGCACTGCGTCACGCTCCCGACGCCGTACGACCGCCTCAACTCCGTCCGCGGCACCAAGGGTGTCTTCAAGGACTACCCGGGCCGCATCTACCTCGACGGGCAGCCGGGCGGGGAATCCTTCAAGCCGGTCGACGGCTTCAAGGCGGAGCACACGCACCCGCTCTGGCAGCGCGTCGGTGCCATCGCGCGGCAGAAGGGCGGCCACGGCGGCATGGACTACATCATGGCGTTCCGACTGGTCGAGTGCATGCGCGAGGGCCTGCCGCCCGACTTCGACGTCTATGATGCGGCGGCGTGGAGCGCACCGTGGCCGCTCTCGGAGGCGTCACTCGCCAAGGGCAGCGCACCGATGAAGTTCCCCGACTTCTCCAACGGCGCCTGGCAGCGGCCACGGACGGGCGCGTGA
- a CDS encoding APC family permease encodes MTTPHARAPLGFAAALATVVANIVGTGVFTTLGFQVLGTTDGFALLAAWGIGGVIAVAGALCYGELSAAIRGSGGEYRFLGRIYAPAVGTVAGWVSVAVGFAAPVALAAMALGRYAGPLLEIPAGSLAVAAIVAATGVHLLAPAVGGKVQVVVTTVKVLLILAFVAMGLTASGTALSVAPTAASMGQMTSGAFAISLIFVSYAYTGFNAAAYFQGEVVNAERNVPRALVLGTLLVTALYMGLNWVFLRTTPITELAGQVEIGAIAAGHIFGDAGGRLMSGVIALLLISTISAMTLAGPRVIEAMAEDNPPLRPLAQRTATGSPSRAVLLQGGLALLFVLTDSFEGILTYASFTLNLFMVLAVVGVILLRKREPTLPRPYRVWGYPWTPLFFAAFSSWSLLVVVRDRPMEAVGGVVTLGVAALLTWLVAAVPADESGAA; translated from the coding sequence ATGACCACACCCCACGCGCGCGCTCCGCTCGGCTTCGCCGCCGCCCTCGCCACCGTCGTGGCCAACATCGTCGGCACCGGCGTCTTCACGACGCTCGGCTTTCAGGTGCTGGGGACCACGGATGGATTCGCGCTCCTCGCGGCCTGGGGCATCGGGGGAGTGATCGCCGTGGCCGGGGCCCTCTGCTACGGCGAGCTCTCGGCGGCGATCCGCGGGTCGGGTGGGGAGTACCGCTTTCTCGGCCGGATCTATGCCCCTGCCGTCGGGACCGTGGCCGGCTGGGTCTCGGTCGCGGTCGGCTTCGCGGCGCCGGTCGCGCTCGCCGCCATGGCGCTGGGTCGGTATGCCGGTCCGCTGCTCGAGATCCCGGCGGGTTCCCTGGCCGTCGCCGCCATCGTCGCCGCCACCGGCGTGCACCTCCTCGCGCCGGCGGTTGGCGGCAAGGTGCAGGTGGTGGTCACCACCGTGAAGGTGCTGCTCATCCTCGCCTTCGTGGCGATGGGATTGACCGCGTCCGGCACGGCACTGAGCGTGGCGCCGACGGCAGCCTCCATGGGGCAGATGACCAGCGGCGCCTTCGCGATCTCGCTGATCTTCGTCTCGTACGCCTACACCGGCTTCAACGCGGCGGCGTACTTCCAGGGCGAGGTCGTGAATGCCGAACGCAACGTGCCGCGCGCGCTGGTGCTCGGCACGCTGCTGGTCACGGCGCTCTACATGGGATTGAACTGGGTCTTCCTGCGCACCACCCCGATCACCGAGCTCGCGGGGCAGGTCGAGATCGGGGCCATTGCCGCCGGGCACATCTTCGGCGACGCGGGGGGTCGGTTGATGAGTGGGGTCATCGCCCTGCTTCTCATCTCCACCATTTCGGCGATGACGCTCGCCGGCCCCCGCGTGATCGAGGCGATGGCGGAGGACAATCCGCCGCTCCGGCCGTTGGCACAGCGCACGGCAACGGGCAGTCCGAGCCGCGCGGTGTTGTTGCAGGGCGGCCTCGCGTTGCTCTTCGTGCTGACCGATTCGTTCGAGGGGATCCTCACCTACGCCTCCTTCACCCTGAATCTCTTCATGGTGCTGGCGGTGGTCGGCGTGATCCTGCTCCGCAAGCGGGAGCCGACGCTGCCGCGCCCGTATCGGGTCTGGGGCTATCCGTGGACGCCACTCTTCTTCGCGGCGTTCTCGAGCTGGTCGTTGCTGGTGGTCGTGCGCGATCGCCCGATGGAGGCGGTGGGCGGCGTGGTGACGTTGGGAGTGGCGGCGCTGCTGACGTGGCTCGTGGCGGCGGTGCCGGCCGACGAGTCGGGGGCGGCTTAG
- a CDS encoding C40 family peptidase — MPLLRRLVHPALLAAVLAASSPVSASAQSAGFSRDEKPFTTISKMFAKDAPSDSLVTLAKAQIGTRYKLGAKAPGKAFDCSGLVQWVMAAFNLDLPRTSREQAKAGIEVPKDPTQLRPGDLLYFGKGKTVSHIGIYVGDGKYVHAANRRTGVVEAALPTGTRAKTWWKGARRIFGGADDAPPITLFDSLLVSRTSGS, encoded by the coding sequence GTGCCCCTGTTGCGCCGCCTCGTGCACCCCGCCCTGCTCGCCGCCGTCCTGGCCGCGAGCAGTCCGGTGTCGGCGAGTGCGCAGTCCGCAGGGTTCTCGCGCGACGAGAAGCCGTTCACGACCATCTCCAAGATGTTCGCGAAGGATGCACCCTCGGATTCATTGGTGACACTGGCGAAGGCGCAGATCGGCACCCGCTACAAGCTCGGCGCGAAGGCGCCGGGGAAGGCGTTCGACTGCAGCGGGCTGGTGCAGTGGGTGATGGCCGCGTTCAATCTGGATCTGCCGCGCACCTCGCGCGAGCAGGCCAAGGCCGGCATCGAAGTGCCGAAGGACCCGACCCAACTCCGGCCGGGCGACCTGCTCTACTTCGGCAAGGGCAAGACCGTCAGCCATATCGGCATCTACGTCGGCGACGGGAAGTATGTCCATGCGGCGAATCGCCGGACGGGCGTCGTCGAAGCCGCCCTGCCGACGGGGACCAGGGCCAAGACCTGGTGGAAGGGCGCCCGGCGCATCTTTGGCGGTGCCGACGATGCGCCGCCGATCACGCTCTTCGATTCCCTGCTCGTCAGCCGCACCAGCGGCAGCTAA
- a CDS encoding SIMPL domain-containing protein: MSDQPNTRPALILGISIVLAALVAAGAVSGLKRANDDITVTGSAKRLVRADLAVWRLDVGRQAGTQADAARIARDGAEQTRAFLTAQGFPDSSITVRAPFTMVVNEYINGNETGRVLGYRVTQQVELRSPDVDKVAALAGDLSGLLGAGVGVVGQAPEYLYAKLPDIRGPLLAEATKDARTRADEILGAVGAKTGRLKAVRVGGLPGDQAEFHRGE, translated from the coding sequence ATGAGTGACCAGCCGAATACCCGCCCCGCCCTGATCCTCGGCATTTCCATCGTGCTTGCGGCACTTGTCGCCGCGGGCGCGGTCAGCGGGCTCAAGCGCGCCAACGACGACATCACCGTCACCGGATCGGCCAAGCGGCTGGTCCGGGCAGATCTCGCGGTGTGGCGACTCGACGTCGGCCGTCAGGCCGGAACGCAGGCCGATGCCGCGCGCATCGCCCGCGATGGCGCCGAGCAGACCAGGGCGTTCCTCACGGCCCAGGGCTTCCCCGACTCGAGCATCACGGTGCGCGCGCCGTTCACGATGGTGGTCAACGAGTACATCAACGGCAATGAGACCGGGCGTGTGCTCGGCTACCGCGTCACGCAGCAGGTCGAGCTCCGTTCACCGGATGTCGACAAGGTGGCGGCACTGGCCGGCGACCTCTCGGGGCTGCTCGGGGCGGGAGTCGGTGTGGTCGGCCAGGCGCCGGAGTACCTCTACGCCAAGCTGCCGGACATTCGAGGGCCGCTGCTGGCGGAGGCCACCAAGGACGCCCGCACCCGCGCCGATGAGATCCTGGGGGCTGTGGGAGCGAAGACGGGGCGCCTGAAGGCCGTCAGGGTCGGTGGTCTTCCAGGTGACCAAGCGGAATTCCACCGAGGTGAATGA
- the rocF gene encoding arginase: MASLALLGVPLDLGASRRGVEMGPSAVRLAQLAQRLERLGHDVVDTGDVPIPTRETLGVGRGIGFLPTITGICADIATRTADIVRGGRIPVVLGGDHSLAAGSIAGVATALAERGERLGVIWLDAHADLNTPESTLSGNVHGMPVAHLLGHGDPGMASIARPAPAVRPEHLVIIGARDLDQAERTHAREYGVTIYTMRDIDERGLRTILAEAIAKVSEGTTGLHVSLDLDFVDPRDAPGVGTPVRGGVTYREAHLAMEMLWDSGRVVSLDLVEVNPVLDSYNQTAELAVELMASAFGQRIL, from the coding sequence ATGGCCTCCCTCGCCCTGCTCGGTGTGCCCCTCGACCTCGGCGCCTCACGGCGCGGGGTCGAGATGGGCCCCTCCGCCGTCCGCCTCGCCCAGCTTGCCCAGCGCCTTGAACGCCTCGGCCACGATGTGGTCGACACGGGCGACGTCCCGATTCCCACGCGCGAGACGCTCGGTGTGGGACGCGGCATCGGATTCCTCCCCACCATCACCGGCATCTGCGCCGACATCGCCACCCGCACCGCCGACATCGTGCGGGGTGGTCGCATTCCGGTCGTGCTCGGTGGCGACCACTCCCTGGCCGCCGGCTCGATCGCCGGCGTCGCAACCGCGCTCGCCGAACGGGGCGAGCGCCTCGGCGTGATCTGGCTCGACGCCCACGCCGACCTCAACACCCCCGAGAGCACGCTCAGTGGCAACGTCCACGGCATGCCGGTCGCGCACCTGCTCGGCCACGGCGACCCGGGGATGGCATCGATTGCGCGGCCCGCGCCGGCGGTGCGTCCCGAGCACCTGGTGATCATCGGGGCGCGCGACCTTGATCAGGCCGAGAGGACCCACGCGCGCGAGTACGGCGTGACGATCTACACGATGCGCGACATCGACGAGCGCGGCCTCCGCACCATCCTCGCCGAGGCCATCGCGAAGGTCAGCGAGGGGACGACGGGGCTGCATGTCTCCCTCGATCTCGATTTTGTGGACCCGCGCGATGCGCCCGGTGTGGGCACACCGGTGCGCGGCGGCGTCACCTACCGCGAAGCGCACCTCGCGATGGAGATGTTGTGGGACAGCGGTCGCGTGGTCTCGCTCGACCTGGTCGAGGTGAACCCCGTGCTCGACTCGTACAATCAGACCGCGGAACTCGCGGTCGAGCTGATGGCGAGTGCCTTCGGCCAGCGCATTCTCTAG